A segment of the Desulfofundulus kuznetsovii DSM 6115 genome:
CGGAAGCAGCCAGTTCCTTAACCGTTATCTTTTCCGGGGTAGCCACAATAGCCTTACCGGCCTGAAAAACTTCCAGGATTGTGTTCTCGTTGATTCCCAGGCGTTCTCTCATCTCGGACGGGATGGTAAATTGACCCTTTCCCCAGACACGCACCTTTTTAACAACGGGGTAGCTTCGCTTTGTTACTATCCTTTCAGACATACGGAATTCCACCTTTCAGAGTTTCTCTTATTATATACTCTATAAGGTAGAAATTACAACCGTTCCTACAAACAAAAAGCCCGGTTGAACCGGGCAGTCAACTTCCCTTGACATTATGAAGGCTATATGTTACATTAAAAGCAGGAATACCATAACAACGGCGGTAGTGCCCCGACCTGCCGAGGTTTTCGGTTAAACCCTCTAAACTGTGCTGGCAGTTTAGAGGGTTTTTAATCCCGCCGGACTTGACAATGTCGCTTTCTTTAAATTAAATTAAAGGTGGGAATCCCATAACCAGAACGGCACGAGCGCCTCATACTACCGGGGCTTTTAGTGAAACCCTTGGAAACCGATGCGGCGGTTCCAAGGGTTTTCAACTACTTGCGCCGGTCAGTTATGTGGACGACGAGGGTGAGCAGTAGAATAACCGCTATCACGATCTGGATTGCGTCCGATGTTGTGAGCATTCCTGCCTCACCCCCCTTCGGAGAAAAATCTCCCCCGGCAGGTGAGGCCCGTCCGGTTATGCTGTTGGTTTGGACAAGGGACTCAAGCGGAACAAAAGAACAGCCGTCCGGCTGTTCGGTACTCGCAAACCGTTAATTCTTATGACAACCTTTGAGGACAAAAGCAAATTCAGCAATAGTATTCGCTTTCACCATACTGCGCGAAGAAGTTTTTTCAAACAGCGGGGAGGCTTCCATCTTGCTCAACTCAATACACCTTTCAGTTTGCTGAAGGGAGAACGTCACTTAGAACAGCTTGAAACTCCTCCAGGCTTTTCACCTTAACTGCACGGCGGAAAAGCATCTTCAGCGTCTCTACATCTTTAATTGTCCGCAGTCTTGCTGCCAGTTCTTCCGGGTACTGGCCCGTGTTTTCCTCCAATACTTCAAGTATCGCTTCAATACGTGCTCCTCTTGCCCCTTCCTGGATCCCTTGATTGACCCACTTCTGCCGAATACCTTCAAACAGCGGAGATGCTTCCATCTTGCTCACCTCAATGTTCCTCAAAATGATTTCGTCCGGAATTTTCCACAGATGAGCGAACAAAGCCAGGCCGACGTACAGATCAGGCGCCCATTCCGCCGGGGCTTCCCTTATCCGTTTCGCGCAACGGGTCATTAGCTCTTCGTCCGGCATCTGCCGTCGCATCAGAGGCACCAGGGGTATAATTCCCACCGGCCCGTACCTCAAAACGTCCTCGGCCGGCAGGTCGACCAGGTTGATCACCCGGTAGCTGAAGGCTACCACGGTCAGGTCCAAACAGTCA
Coding sequences within it:
- a CDS encoding AbrB/MazE/SpoVT family DNA-binding domain-containing protein; its protein translation is MSERIVTKRSYPVVKKVRVWGKGQFTIPSEMRERLGINENTILEVFQAGKAIVATPEKITVKELAASVRKEMARNDIDLEKLLAELREGSHEYKTN
- a CDS encoding Rpn family recombination-promoting nuclease/putative transposase; translation: MALQEYDLIIKALVERYSTHFVQLVRGIPADRVERLEKEAVAVKRESDVLLNVCEDGYEYIMLIEIQTRPDREMPLRLLEYTAMQHREYRKPVYPVVLNLTGRPQEDGYGFDCLDLTVVAFSYRVINLVDLPAEDVLRYGPVGIIPLVPLMRRQMPDEELMTRCAKRIREAPAEWAPDLYVGLALFAHLWKIPDEIILRNIEVSKMEASPLFEGIRQKWVNQGIQEGARGARIEAILEVLEENTGQYPEELAARLRTIKDVETLKMLFRRAVKVKSLEEFQAVLSDVLPSAN